In Gossypium arboreum isolate Shixiya-1 chromosome 6, ASM2569848v2, whole genome shotgun sequence, the following are encoded in one genomic region:
- the LOC108485978 gene encoding transcription factor RAX2-like codes for MGRAPCCDKANVKRGPWSPDEDDTLRNYLAKHGTGGNWIALPRKAGLKRCGKSCRLRWLNYLRPDIKHGGFTDEEDNIICSLYGSIGSRWSLIAAQLPGRTDNDIKNHWNTKLKKKLFAAKSGVDQNSNNHELTITDSSTTSVPIEAEALVNGSTTTTTSSSYMINMKYQQNYDYPGLVLDQIDQFTLPGLMEYSITSTASDNYSMSSSSQEVSILCNSSSFAPENNSTAWFIDGGAEDQGILLDQLDFEGPHYLFTASGQQI; via the exons ATGGGAAGAGCTCCATGCTGTGACAAAGCCAACGTGAAAAGAGGGCCATGGTCACCTGATGAAGATGATACCCTCAGAAACTACCTTGCCAAACATGGCACTGGTGGCAATTGGATTGCCCTTCCCCGCAAAGCAg gCCTTAAACGCTGTGGGAAGAGTTGCCGCCTAAGGTGGCTTAACTATCTAAGACCAGACATCAAGCACGGAGGATTTACGGACGAAGAAGACAACATTATATGCTCCCTCTATGGTAGCATAGGAAGCAG GTGGTCTTTGATAGCAGCCCAACTGCCAGGCAGAACTGACAATGATATAAAGAACCATTGGAACACCAAGCTGAAGAAAAAACTATTTGCAGCAAAGAGTGGAGTCGATCAAAACAGCAACAATCATGAATTAACAATCACCGACAGCTCTACCACTTCGGTTCCTATTGAAGCTGAGGCTCTTGTTAATGGCAGTACTACAACTACTACATCGTCTTCTTACATGATAAACATGAAATACCAGCAAAATTATGATTATCCAGGGCTGGTTTTGGACCAGATTGATCAGTTTACTCTGCCAGGGCTTATGGAATATAGCATCACCAGTACTGCAAGTGACAATTACAGTATGTCATCATCTTCTCAAGAAGTTTCAATTCTTTGCAATTCGTCTTCCTTTGCCCCGGAGAACAATTCCACGGCTTGGTTTATTGATGGAGGTGCTGAAGATCAAGGAATCTTATTGGACCAGCTTGATTTTGAGGGCCCTCACTATCTTTTCACTGCCTCTGGTCAACAAATATAG